GCCGGGAACATCGGCAACCCGAAGATCGTGCACGGCCAGATCGAGGGCAGCATCGTCCACGGCCTCGGCCAGGCCCTCATGGAGATCGCCGAGTACGCCGAGGACGGGCAGCTGATCAGCTCCGACCTGAACCACTACGCCCTGCCGCGCGCCGCCGACGTGCCGTTCTTCGTGCTCGACAAGACCGTCACGCCCAGCCCGCACAACCCGCTCGGGGCCAAGGGCGCCGGCGAGATCGCCACCGTCCCGCCCGCCGCGGCCGTCGTCAACGCGGTCGTCGACGCCCTCTCCGACCTGGGCGTCCGGCACATCGACATGCCGCTCACCCCCGAGAAGGTCTGGCGCCGCCTGAGAGGAGAAGCCCGGTGATCCTCACCGCGTTCGACTACGTCAGGCCCGTCGGCCTCGAAGAGGCCCTGACCCTGCTGACCGGGACCCGTGGCGCCCGGGTACTCGCCGGGGGCCAGAGCCTCTTGCCCGAGCTGCGCACCGGCGCCGAGCGGGCCCGGCTGCTGGTCGACGTACGGCACCTGGAGGAGCTGCGCGGCATCGAGAGCGGCTCCGACGGCCGGCGGCTGCGGATCGGCGCGCTCACCACGCTCGCCGAGCTCTCCGCGCACCCGCTGGTACTCGCCGGGGCGCCCGAACTGGCCGCCGCGGCCCGCGCCAACGGCGACCCGCAGGTCCGCAACCTCGGCACCGTCGGCGGCAACCTCGCCGCCGGCGGGCGGGCCACCGACCTGCCCGTCGCCGCCATCGCCGCCGACGCGGCGGTCGAACTCGCCGGCCGCGGCGGCCGCCGGACGGTCACCGCCGAGGAGTTCGCGGCCACCGGGGCGCCCGCCGCCACGGTCGTCACCGCACTCCTGGTGCCCGCCGCCGGCCGGGCCGCCGCCTTCGAGAAGACCGCCGACCGGGCCACCCGCTACCCGCTCGCCGCCACCGCCGTACGGATCACCCCCGACGGGCCGCGCATCGCGGTCACCGGGGCCACCTCGCGCGCACTGCGGCTGCGGCGGGTCGAAGACCGGCTGCGCGGGGGCCCGTACACCACGGAGGCGGTGCTCGCGGCCTTCCGCGCCGAGCCCCGGGAGCTCTTCGTCCCCGGGCGCGGCACTTCGGCCGAGTACCTCGGCCACCTCGCGGGGGTCCTGACGGCCCGCGCCTTGCAGAGGGCGGAACAGGCCCTCGCCTGACCGCCCGCGACGGGGGAGTTGACGCAGTGGAACCGTCCGAGACGACCACGGGGGTAGCCGTGCACACCGAGCACCCGACCGCGCACGCGGCCGGCGCGTCCAGAGGCTCCGGCTTCCGGGTGGTGGGATCGGTCCTCGTCCTGCTGATGCTCTCCTCCTCCGTGCCCTCCGCCCTCTACGTGCTCTACCAGGAGAAATGGGGGCTGTCCTCCGGCGTGATCACGGTGGTCTTCGCCCTGTACGCCGTCACCGTGCTCGCCGGACTCCTGCTGTTCGGGTCCCTGTCCGACACCCTCGGCCGGCGTCCCGTGCTGGCCGCCGGCCTGGTCCTGGCGATCGTCTCGATGGGACTGTTCGCCGGGGCCCAGGGCCTCGGACTGCTGCTCGCGGCCCGCGCCGTGCAGGGGCTCGCCGTCGGCCTCGCCACCGGGGCCATGGGCGCGGCCCTGCTGGAACTCAGCCCGCGCGACCGGCCCGCGCTCGGCGCCCAGGTCAACAGCGCCGGGCCGACCGTGGGCATCGGACTCGGCGGGATCGGGGCCGGACTGCTCGTCCAGTTCGCACCCGCGCCCACCGTCCTCGTCTACCTGCTGCTGATCGCGGCCTTCGCCGTCACCCTGGTGGGGGTGGCCCGGATGCGAGAGAGCGCTCCCGGGGCGGGCGGCCGCCTCCGGGTGGTCCCGCACCGCATCCACGTGCCGGCCGGCGCCCGCCACCGCTTCGGCGTCCTCGTCCTGACCATCGTCGCGGTGTGGTCCGTGGGCGGCTTCTACCTCTCGCTCGGCCCGCACCTGGTCCTCTCCCTGCTCCGCTCCACCAACTACCTCGTCGGCGGGGCCACGGTCGCCCTGCTCGCGGGCGCCGCCACCGTCGCCCAACTGATGCTCGGCCGCACCGAGGCACTGCGCACCGCCGTCCTCGGCCTGCTCGGCCTGCTCTCCGGACTGGCCCTCGTCCTGCTCGCCCTGGGCATCGGCTCGGCCCCCGTGTTCCTGGTGGCCACCGCGGTGCTGGGCAGCGGGTGGGGGGCCGCCTTCCTCGGCTCCTTCCGGGCCCTGTCCGCGCTCGCCGACCCGGCGCACCGCGGCGAACTGACCGCGGCCGTATACGTCTTCGCGTACCTGGCGATGAGCGTGCCGGCGGTGCTCGCCGGGATGCTCACCAACATCCACGGACTGCACCGCACCTCCGTCGGCTTCATGGCCGCCGTCGCCGGGATGTGCGCACTGGCCCTGCTCGCCACCCTGCGGCTGGCCGCCCGCACCAGGACAGAGGGGAGGACGGCATGAACACGGTTGCGCTGCGGTCCGCCCTGGCCGGGCTGGAGGTGTTCGCCGGACTGACCGCCGAGCAACTGGACTGGCTGGTCTCGGTGTCCGAGCCGCAGGTCCTCGCCGACGGGGAGGTGCTGTTCCGGGACGGCGAGGAGGCGGACCGCTTCCACGTCCTCCTCTCGGGCGGGCTCGTGGTCACCAAGGTCGTCGACGGCCGGGAGGAGGTGCTGACCCGGCATTCCACCGAGGAGGAGAGCGCCGCCGCCGAGGACCACGACGGCAAACCCTCGGCCGCGCACCGGTTCACGGGCGAGCTGCCCCTGCTCACCGAGGGCGCGTACGTGGCCACCGCGGCCGCGAGCGGGCCGGCGACCACGGTCGTGGCGTACGCGAAGCCGGTCTTCTTCGAGATGCTGACCCGCTGCCACGGGGTGGCCGCCGTCCTGATCCCCGTCCTGGCCTGGCGGATCAAGTCCTCCGAGGTCCAGGCCCGCAAACGGGCCACCGTCGAGGCCCTGGGCACCCTCGCCGCCGGGCTCGCGCACGAGCTGAACAACCCGGCGGCCGCCGTGGCCCGCGCGGCCCAGGAGCTGGCCCCGGCCCTGGACCGGCTCACCCGGACCGCCCAGGACTGGGGCGCGGCCGCCACGGGCGCGGAGCGCTCCGTACTGGACCGGCTCGCCGAGGAGCTGGACAAGCTGCCGCCGCCGGTGACGACCGACGCGCTGGCCCAGGCCGACGCCGAGGAGGAGATAGCCGACTGGGCGGAGGAGGCCGGCACCGAACGGCCCGGTCTGCTCGGCTCGGGGATCTCCGACCTGGGGCTCGAACTGGGCTGGCTGCTGGAGCGGCTGGAGGGGATCGGCGAGCCGGCCCTCGCCCCGGCCCTGGACCACCTGGCGGCGCTGCTGGAGATCCGCTCCCTCGCCGCGGAGCTGCGGGCCGCCGGTCCGCGGATCTCCCAACTCGTCTCCGCCACCCGGGATTACGCCAATCTCGACCGGGCGCCCGAGCAGCGGTTCAAGGTGACCGACGGACTGGAGAACACGCTGGTCGTCCTGCGTGCCAAGCTCGCCGGGATCGGCATCGTGCGCGCGTACGAACCCGACCTGCCCGAACTGACGGGCTATCCGAGCGAGTTGAACCAGGTATGGACCAACCTGGTCGCCAACGCGGCCGAGGCCATGGAGGGCGCCGGGGTGCTCACCCTGCGTGCCCGGGCCGAGGGCGTCTGCATGGTCGTGGAGATCGCCGACACCGGCAGCGGCATCCCCGAGGAATCCCTGCCGCGGATCTTCGAACCCTTCTACACCACCAAGGACGTGGGCAAGGGCACGGGCCTGGGGCTGCACCTCAGCTACCGCATCGTGACCCAGCGCCACCACGGCTCCATCACGGCCCGCTCGCGCCCCGGCGAGACCCGGATGGTCGTCCGGCTGCCCTTCGCCGGCAGCACCCAGGGGTGCGCCCCACTTGCCGACGCACCTGCCGAGACACCTGGCCCCACCAGTTCCGGCAGTTCCACCACCAGTTGAAGGAATGGAGTCGACATGGCCAAGTACGACATCTCCAAGCTGCACCCGGTGTTCGTCCGTCAGATGGACGCGCTCGCCGCCCTGGACATCGAGGCGGTGATGAAGAACTACACGGACGACGCCGTGCTGCTCCGGTTCGAAGGGGTCTCGGTCGGCATCGAAGCGGTGCGCGAGACCTTCACCGGCTACCTGACGGTGAAGCCGACGCTCGTTGAACTCCAGGAGTACATCGAGACCGAAGACACCATCTTCTACCGCGCGATCATGAATCTGAACGGTGAACCGGAGCACGCGTTCGGGACACTTGTCGTCCGCGATGGCCGAATCTGGCGGCAGACTGCCGGGTTCGGCGGCTGAACCGCGAAATCTGGGTAGCGTGTGCGGGGAGGGCGGGGGATGTGCGCCCTCCCCGTATGTGTGACAGCGTAGATATATGCACGGAGTCGAAAAGGGGAGGTCATGGAACGAGAAACCGGGCGGGTCGAGGCATTCAGTGACGGCGTATTCGCCATCATCATCACCATCCTCGTCCTGGAGTTAGAGGCTCCGGAGGAAAAGGGTTGGTCCGGCTTCTGGCACGGTGTTCAGGAACAGTGGCCGCATTACGCCGCCTACGTCGTGAGTTTCCTCATCATCGGTGTGATGTGGGTCAACCATCACACCATCTTCAGTCACCTCAAGCGTGTCGACCGGCCACTGCTGTTCCTGAATCTCCTGGTGCTGATGGTGGTATCGGTGATCCCGTACACCACCAATGTCCTCGCCGAGCACCTCATGGACGAAGGCGGGTCCGCCAACGCCGCAGCGGTCCTCTACAGCGCCGTGACCGTGGCCTACGCCTTGGCCTTCCTGCTCTTCTGGTGGTACGTCACCCGCGTCGGCCACCTCTTCCACGAGCACGTGGACAAGGAAGGCGCCCGCGCCACCAGGATGCGATTCGGGCTCGGAGCCGTCGCCTACCCGCTGACCGTAGTGCTGGCCTTCTTCTCCGCGCCGCTCACGCTTGTCGCGCACTTCCTGATCGCGATCTACTATGCGGCGAACCAGATCCCCATCCCTCTCGTGGTAGAGGAAGAGCGGCTCGAAACTGCCAGCGACCTCAGGAAGTAGCCGCCGGGGCCTACGGCCGTTCTTCGCGGTCAAGTAGGGTATTGGATCTAGCTGGTCGCGGGGGAGGCCCAGATGGCTCGCGTAGTCCTGCCGGAGGATTCCACGAAGGAAATCTCCGAATTGATCGACGTACTGATCTCTCTGCTCTTCGAGTCCTTACCCCGGCGGGACCAGCGAAACTGGGCCCGCGTATATCTGAACGGCCTCGTGCGGACCAGTGGGAAGAAAACAATCCGTAACATCGCCGGAACAGGGGCCAGTTCCGTCGAGCAGAGCCTCCAGCAGTTCATCAGCAAGTCCCCCTGGGACTGGACCCCGGTCCGCCGCTCCCTCGCCCAGCACCTCGAACGCACCGCCCAACGCCCCCTCGCCTGGGTGCTCCAGCCCATGGTCATAGAGAAGGCCGGCGACCGCTCGGTCGGCGTCGGCCGGCAGTTCGTCCCCCAGCTCGGCCGCACCGCCAACTGTCAGCAGGCCAGCGGGATCTGGCTCGCCTCCAGCGAGGCGAGCTTCCCGGTGGAATGGACCCTCACCCTCCCCGGGCCCTGGACCACCGAGCTCCTGCGCCGCCGCCGCGCCGGCATACCCGACACCGCCCGCTCCCTCACCCCCGCCCAGGACGCCGTACACGCCGTCCAGCGGATGGCCGCCACCTGGCAACTCCAGCGCCGGCCCGTGGTGATGGAGGTCGCCAACTCCGACCTCCCGCAGAGCGTCGAGTCCTTCGCCCTCCAGGACATCCCCTTCGTCTTCAAGGTCGACGGCTCCCTGCCCGTCTCCTTCGGCGGCGCCGGCCGGCACAAACCCGGACCGCACACCGCGCCCGCCCGTGAACTCATCGACTCCCTGCGCTCCCAGCGGCGCGTCGTCGAATGGACCCGGCACGGCCGCGCCGAGGGAGCCGTCACCCTGCTCACCTCCGCCTCCATCCTCGCCACCCCCGGCGAGGACCGGCCCCTGCCCGCCCCGGCCACCCCGCTGCTGCTCGTCGGAGCCTGGAGCGAAGCGGCCCTGCTGCCCACCGAGTTCTGGATCACCAACATCGGAGACCGGCCCCTCGCCCAGCTCTTCCTCCTCGCCAAGCTCACCGACCGCGTCTCCCTCGACTTCACGGAAACCTGTGAACCCGTCGGCATCCGCGACTTCGAAGGCCGCTCCTTCCGGGGCTGGCACCACCACGCCACCCTCGCCAGCGTCGCCCACGCCGCGAAGCTCCTCGGCGCCCGCGGCCGCCCGCACGACCCCCACCCCGCAGCCGCCCGCGCCACCGCGGGCCGCGCGCCCGCACCGGCCGCGGCCCGGCCGCCCGTCACCCGCCCCGGGCCCCCGGCCGTCCTGCCCGCACGCGCCTACACCCCCGGTCAGACCCCGCGCCGCGAGTACATCCGCTGATGCTCGACATCGCCGAAGAGCTACGCGCGTGGTACGCCGCGCAGCGGGAGTTCGCCCTGGCCACCGTCGTGTCCGTCACCGGGAGCGCCCCGCGCGGCCCGGGTGCCTCGCTCGCCGTCGACGACCGGGGCACCGCGCTCGGATCGCTCTCCGGGGGCTGCGTGGAGTCCGCCGTGCACGAGCTCTGCCTCGATGCGATCGCCTCCGGCGAAGGAGGCCTGCACCGTTTCGGCTACAGCGACGACGACGCCTTCGCCGTCGGCCTGACCTGCGGGGGAGTCCTCGACGTCCTGATCACCCCGGTCCGCGGGGCCGACCCCGTCCGGCCCGTCATCCACCGCGTGCTCGACGCCACCGCGGGCGGCGCCAGAGCAGCCCTCGCCCGGGTCGTCTCCGGCCCGCCCCGGCAGCTCGGGCGGGCCCTGGCCGTCCATCCCGACGGGAGCTACCAGGGCGGGCTCGGCGCGGGCCCCGCACTGGACCGGGCCGCCGCCCTGCGGGTACGGCGACTCCTCGCGGCCGGGCGCACCGGCACCACCGAGCTCGGCACGGCCGGCGGACTGTGCGGCGAGCCGCTGACCCTGCTCGTCGAGTCGGCCGCCGAACCGCCCCGGCTCCTCGTCTACGGGGCCATCGACTTCGCCGCCGCCCTGGCCCGCATCGGCGCCTTCCTCGGCCACCGGGTCACCGTGTGCGACGCCCGGCCCGTCTTCGCGACCCCGGCCCGCTTCCCCGAGGCCGACGAGGTGATCGTCGACTGGCCGCACCGCCACCTCGCCGCGGAGTGGGACGCGGGCCGGCTGGACTCGCGTACCGCCGTCTGCGTCCTGACCCACGACGCCAAGTTCGACGTACCGCTGCTGGAACTCGCCCTGCGGCTGCCCCTCTCCTACGTCGGGGCCATGGGATCGCGCCGCACCCACACCGAGCGGGCCCGCCGGCTACGGGAAGAAGGGGTACCCGACTCCGCCCTGGCCCGGCTGCGCTCACCCATAGGCCTCGACCTGGGCGGCGCCACGCCCGAGGAGACGGCCCTGGCCATCGCCGCCGAACTCACGGCGGTCCGGCACGGCGGATCCGTCCGTCCCCTGGCCCGGCGCACCGGCCCCGTCCACCGGTCCCGACCGCCGGAGGACCAAGGTCCCGTAGGAAAGGACCACACGGCCCGGTATGTCCTGGACGATCGGCCCGGGCGGCGTAAACGCCAGGTCGTGGGAGAATGAAGTACGTGCGTTTCCTCGGCTGACAGGTCGGGGTACCTCCGATCGACTGGGATGTTCAGCACGTGCGTTTCCTCAATGACCTGAAGCCGCCGTACGACCTGACGTACGACGATGTGTTCATGGTGCCGAGCCGCTCCGCGGTAGGTTCCCGCCAGGGCGTCGACCTGTCCTCGCCCGACGGCACCGGCACCACCATTCCGCTGGTCGTGGCGAACATGACCGCCATCGCCGGCCGCCGGATGGCCGAGACGGTCGCCCGCCGCGGCGGCATCGTCGTCATCCCGCAGGACATCCCGATCGAGATCGTCACCGACGTGATCTCCTGGGTGAAGACCCGCCACCACGTGCTCGACACCCCGATCACGCTGGCGCCCACCCAGACCGTCGCCGATGCCCTCTCCCTGCTGCCCAAGCGCGCCCACGGCGCCGGCGTCGTCGTCGACGGCGAGGGCCGCCCGGTCGGTGTCGTCACCGAGCACGACCTGACCGGTGTCGACCGCTTCACGCAGCTCTCCGAGGTCATGTCGAAGGAGCTGCTGCTCATCGACGCCGACATCGACCCCCGCGAGGCCTTCAACCAGCTCGACGCGGGCCACCGCAAGCTGGCCCCGGCCGTCGACAAGGACGGCAAGCTCGTCGGCATCCTCACCCGCAAGGGCGCCCTGCGCGCGACCCTGTACACCCCGGCGACCGACGCCAACGGCAAGCTGCGCATCGCGGCCGCCGTCGGCATCAACGGCGACTTCGTGCAGAAGGCCAAGCAGCTGCTCGACGCGGGCGTGGACACGCTCGTCATCGACACGGCCCACGGCCACCAGGAGTCGATGATCAGCGCGATCAAGGCCGTCCGCGCGCTGGACCCGAACGTCCCGATCGTGGCGGGCAACATCGTCGCGGCCGAGGGCGTGCGCGATCTGATCGAGGCCGGCGCGGACATCATCAAGGTCGGTGTGGGCCCCGGCGCCATGTGCACCACCCGCATGATGACCGGCGTGGGCCGCCCGCAGTTCTCCGCGGTGCTGGAGTGCGCGGCGGAGGCCAAGAAGTTCGGCAAGCACGTGTGGGCCGACGGCGGCGTCCGTCACCCGCGCGACGTCGCGATGGCGCTGGCCGCCGGCGCGTCGAACGTGATGATCGGCTCCTGGTTCGCCGGTACGTACGAGTCCCCGGGCGACCTGCAGCAGTCGGCCGACGGCCGTCTGTACAAGGAGTCCTTCGGCATGGCCTCGGCCCGCGCGGTGCAGAACCGCACGTCGGAGGAGTCGGCGTACGACCGGGCCCGGAAGGGTCTGTTCGAGGAGGGCATCTCCACCTCGCGCATGTTCCTGGACCCGGCCCGTCCGGGCGTCGAGGACCTGATCGACTCGATCATCGCGGGCGTCCGCTCCTCCTGCACCTACGCGGGTGCGGGCTCCCTGGCGGAGTTCGAGGAGAAGGCCGTGGTGGGCATCCAGTCCGCGGCCGGCTACGCCGAGGGCAAGCCGCTGCACGCCAGCTGGAGCTAGTTTCCCCTTCCGTGGCCCCGGCCCCGCCCTTCCCGGGCAGGCCCGGGGCCACGGTCGTACCCGCGGTGCCACTGCCGGGGCGGAGCCCCTGACAGCGGCGCCGCACCTACGGGGTCCGGGGCGGGCTCCGGGGAACCGGGGGCACCTCCCAGCGGTAGCTGGGGGAGGAAGGGCGGGTGGGGGACGGGCTCCGCGCAGCGGGCCGTGCGGACCGGCTCGGGCGACCGTTCGGCGTGGCGGGGGACCGTTCGGCGCACGGCTGGGCGGATAGGCCAGGCGGCGGATAACTCCGCGCGGGCCACTGCGGGACGCTCGGGGGACCCGACCCCGAAGGGACACCCCCGTGGACAGGACCGACGCGTACGCCCTCGCCCGGCTGCACAGCGAACACGGCAAGGCCCTCTACGGCTTCCTCCTCGGCCTCACCTTCGGGGACCGGCACCGCGCCGAGGACCTGCTCCAGGAGACCCTGTTCCGTGCCTGGAAGCACCCCGAGGCCCTGGAGAGCGGGCACGCCTCGATGCGGCCCTGGCTGTACACCGTCGCCCGGCGGCTCGCCATCGACGCCCGGCGGGCCCGTCTGGTGCGGCCCGCCGAGGTGGGCCCGGACGCCCTGGAGCACTCCCCGGCCGCCGACGACCGCACCGAGCAGGCCGTCGCCGTCCTCGACGTCCGCCACGCCCTGCGATTACTCAGCCCGGAGCACCGCGCCGTGCTCCACCAGATCTACTTCCGCGGGGCCTCCGTCGGCGAGGCCGCCGAGGCGCTCGGGGTGCCCGCCGGGACCGTGAAGTCCCGTACCCACTACGCGCTCAGGGCGCTGCGCGCCGCCATGCCCGGCTACGGCCCCGGCGACCGCGTCGCCGTGTGAGCAGTCGGAGCCGCCTGCGCCGCCTGAGTCGCCTGAGCGGCCCGCGCCGCCACCGCCGCCCGGGAGCGGACCTGGAGCTTGGCCAGGATGTGCGACACGTGCGTCTGGACCGTGCGCCGAGAGAGGAACAGCGCGGACGCGATCTCCGGATTCGTACGGCCCTCCGCCACCAGCAGGGCCACCTTCAGTTCGGCCGGGGTCAGCGCCTCCCAGCCGTTCGACGGCCGCCGCCGCGCGGTCCGGCTGCCCCGGCGCACACCCAGGCTCCGCAGGCGGGCGTCGGCCCGGGCGATGTCCCACCGCGCGCCCAGGTCCTCGTACGTCTCCACCGCCCGGGTCAGCGCCGACCGCGCGCCGGCCAGGTCGCCGCGCCAGGCCCGCGCCACCGCCAGGTCCTCCAGGGTGTGGCCCAGCGGCAGCGGCCACCCGGCGCGCTCTCCCCGGGCCACCGCCTCGGCGAGGGGTTCCGGATCCTGCGCGAACAGGCCCCGGCAGCGCAGCAGGGCCAGCCCGGGGCCCGGGTACTCGGCCAGCGCCGCGGCCGCCCGCTCGCCCGCCGCCACCGCGGAACGCGCCGTGCCCGGCTCCCCGCTCTCCAGCGCGAGCCGCACGATCTCCGACAGCACCCAGGGCCTCTCGTACGCCATCGACTCCTCCGCCCCTTCCTCCAGCGCCGGCAGCAGCGCCCGCAGCGCGTCGCCCGGGCGGCCGTCCCGCTCCGCGAGCAGCGCCCGGGCCAGCAGCACGTGCGAGGCGTAGCGGCGCGCGGCGGGCGTGTCGAAGGCGTCGGCCGGGAGCGCCGCCAGCTCGGCCGCCGCCGCCCCGGGCTCGTCGCGGTGGCCCAGTACCAGCGCCCGCAGCCCGTGCACCACCACCGGCAGCCAGCCGTCCGACACCGGCAGCGCGCCCGCCCGGACCACCCCCGCGAGGGCCTCGTCCCAGTCGCCGAGCCGGTAGTGGAACTCGGCGAACCGGGCCTGCGTCACCACCAGCCGCCCCGTCGAACCGGTCCGGGCCGCCAGCTCCCGCGCCTCCCGCAGCGCGGCGTCCACGATCCCCGGCTCGTCGAAGCGCAGGTGGCCCTCCGCCTGGTTCGCGAGCAGCAGCAGCC
This genomic window from Streptomyces sp. NBC_01351 contains:
- a CDS encoding nuclear transport factor 2 family protein; the encoded protein is MAKYDISKLHPVFVRQMDALAALDIEAVMKNYTDDAVLLRFEGVSVGIEAVRETFTGYLTVKPTLVELQEYIETEDTIFYRAIMNLNGEPEHAFGTLVVRDGRIWRQTAGFGG
- a CDS encoding ATP-binding protein; its protein translation is MNTVALRSALAGLEVFAGLTAEQLDWLVSVSEPQVLADGEVLFRDGEEADRFHVLLSGGLVVTKVVDGREEVLTRHSTEEESAAAEDHDGKPSAAHRFTGELPLLTEGAYVATAAASGPATTVVAYAKPVFFEMLTRCHGVAAVLIPVLAWRIKSSEVQARKRATVEALGTLAAGLAHELNNPAAAVARAAQELAPALDRLTRTAQDWGAAATGAERSVLDRLAEELDKLPPPVTTDALAQADAEEEIADWAEEAGTERPGLLGSGISDLGLELGWLLERLEGIGEPALAPALDHLAALLEIRSLAAELRAAGPRISQLVSATRDYANLDRAPEQRFKVTDGLENTLVVLRAKLAGIGIVRAYEPDLPELTGYPSELNQVWTNLVANAAEAMEGAGVLTLRARAEGVCMVVEIADTGSGIPEESLPRIFEPFYTTKDVGKGTGLGLHLSYRIVTQRHHGSITARSRPGETRMVVRLPFAGSTQGCAPLADAPAETPGPTSSGSSTTS
- a CDS encoding TMEM175 family protein, which gives rise to MERETGRVEAFSDGVFAIIITILVLELEAPEEKGWSGFWHGVQEQWPHYAAYVVSFLIIGVMWVNHHTIFSHLKRVDRPLLFLNLLVLMVVSVIPYTTNVLAEHLMDEGGSANAAAVLYSAVTVAYALAFLLFWWYVTRVGHLFHEHVDKEGARATRMRFGLGAVAYPLTVVLAFFSAPLTLVAHFLIAIYYAANQIPIPLVVEEERLETASDLRK
- a CDS encoding XdhC/CoxI family protein, whose amino-acid sequence is MLDIAEELRAWYAAQREFALATVVSVTGSAPRGPGASLAVDDRGTALGSLSGGCVESAVHELCLDAIASGEGGLHRFGYSDDDAFAVGLTCGGVLDVLITPVRGADPVRPVIHRVLDATAGGARAALARVVSGPPRQLGRALAVHPDGSYQGGLGAGPALDRAAALRVRRLLAAGRTGTTELGTAGGLCGEPLTLLVESAAEPPRLLVYGAIDFAAALARIGAFLGHRVTVCDARPVFATPARFPEADEVIVDWPHRHLAAEWDAGRLDSRTAVCVLTHDAKFDVPLLELALRLPLSYVGAMGSRRTHTERARRLREEGVPDSALARLRSPIGLDLGGATPEETALAIAAELTAVRHGGSVRPLARRTGPVHRSRPPEDQGPVGKDHTARYVLDDRPGRRKRQVVGE
- a CDS encoding GuaB1 family IMP dehydrogenase-related protein, producing MRFLNDLKPPYDLTYDDVFMVPSRSAVGSRQGVDLSSPDGTGTTIPLVVANMTAIAGRRMAETVARRGGIVVIPQDIPIEIVTDVISWVKTRHHVLDTPITLAPTQTVADALSLLPKRAHGAGVVVDGEGRPVGVVTEHDLTGVDRFTQLSEVMSKELLLIDADIDPREAFNQLDAGHRKLAPAVDKDGKLVGILTRKGALRATLYTPATDANGKLRIAAAVGINGDFVQKAKQLLDAGVDTLVIDTAHGHQESMISAIKAVRALDPNVPIVAGNIVAAEGVRDLIEAGADIIKVGVGPGAMCTTRMMTGVGRPQFSAVLECAAEAKKFGKHVWADGGVRHPRDVAMALAAGASNVMIGSWFAGTYESPGDLQQSADGRLYKESFGMASARAVQNRTSEESAYDRARKGLFEEGISTSRMFLDPARPGVEDLIDSIIAGVRSSCTYAGAGSLAEFEEKAVVGIQSAAGYAEGKPLHASWS
- a CDS encoding sigma-70 family RNA polymerase sigma factor, with protein sequence MDRTDAYALARLHSEHGKALYGFLLGLTFGDRHRAEDLLQETLFRAWKHPEALESGHASMRPWLYTVARRLAIDARRARLVRPAEVGPDALEHSPAADDRTEQAVAVLDVRHALRLLSPEHRAVLHQIYFRGASVGEAAEALGVPAGTVKSRTHYALRALRAAMPGYGPGDRVAV
- a CDS encoding FAD binding domain-containing protein, with amino-acid sequence MILTAFDYVRPVGLEEALTLLTGTRGARVLAGGQSLLPELRTGAERARLLVDVRHLEELRGIESGSDGRRLRIGALTTLAELSAHPLVLAGAPELAAAARANGDPQVRNLGTVGGNLAAGGRATDLPVAAIAADAAVELAGRGGRRTVTAEEFAATGAPAATVVTALLVPAAGRAAAFEKTADRATRYPLAATAVRITPDGPRIAVTGATSRALRLRRVEDRLRGGPYTTEAVLAAFRAEPRELFVPGRGTSAEYLGHLAGVLTARALQRAEQALA
- a CDS encoding MFS transporter; translated protein: MEPSETTTGVAVHTEHPTAHAAGASRGSGFRVVGSVLVLLMLSSSVPSALYVLYQEKWGLSSGVITVVFALYAVTVLAGLLLFGSLSDTLGRRPVLAAGLVLAIVSMGLFAGAQGLGLLLAARAVQGLAVGLATGAMGAALLELSPRDRPALGAQVNSAGPTVGIGLGGIGAGLLVQFAPAPTVLVYLLLIAAFAVTLVGVARMRESAPGAGGRLRVVPHRIHVPAGARHRFGVLVLTIVAVWSVGGFYLSLGPHLVLSLLRSTNYLVGGATVALLAGAATVAQLMLGRTEALRTAVLGLLGLLSGLALVLLALGIGSAPVFLVATAVLGSGWGAAFLGSFRALSALADPAHRGELTAAVYVFAYLAMSVPAVLAGMLTNIHGLHRTSVGFMAAVAGMCALALLATLRLAARTRTEGRTA
- a CDS encoding IS701 family transposase encodes the protein MARVVLPEDSTKEISELIDVLISLLFESLPRRDQRNWARVYLNGLVRTSGKKTIRNIAGTGASSVEQSLQQFISKSPWDWTPVRRSLAQHLERTAQRPLAWVLQPMVIEKAGDRSVGVGRQFVPQLGRTANCQQASGIWLASSEASFPVEWTLTLPGPWTTELLRRRRAGIPDTARSLTPAQDAVHAVQRMAATWQLQRRPVVMEVANSDLPQSVESFALQDIPFVFKVDGSLPVSFGGAGRHKPGPHTAPARELIDSLRSQRRVVEWTRHGRAEGAVTLLTSASILATPGEDRPLPAPATPLLLVGAWSEAALLPTEFWITNIGDRPLAQLFLLAKLTDRVSLDFTETCEPVGIRDFEGRSFRGWHHHATLASVAHAAKLLGARGRPHDPHPAAARATAGRAPAPAAARPPVTRPGPPAVLPARAYTPGQTPRREYIR